One part of the Raphanus sativus cultivar WK10039 unplaced genomic scaffold, ASM80110v3 Scaffold0093, whole genome shotgun sequence genome encodes these proteins:
- the LOC108858300 gene encoding uncharacterized protein LOC108858300: MDQHIDPANNNVSREFSEGVEVFLAFASNQNSFKERNTMLCPCVRCQNRKQRDVRTISRHLYRVGFKNNYYLWSSHGESYYDVGESSTGGQVLEDEARYTEDGPYEENIPGGDFGSTDIPVQNLTEEPNEEQYEERVFEAFEAANQPLYDGCVEGISQLYLASRLMKVKTDHNLAESCMDEISQTFRDVLPQPNIAPGSYYDMKKLTKSLGLPVVKIDICEDNCMLFWKEDHALLKCRFCEKDRYHQNHVKGKRRPKQRMYYMPITERLKRLYQQETTASHMRWHAEHVSPEGEMHHPSDAAAWKHFNKVYPDFAAESRNIYLGLATDGFNPVGMSGEAHSVWPVIITPYNLPPGMCMKREYFFLSVLVPGPRHPKKSIDIYLQPLIEELKSLWSDGVQAYDISKKQNFTMRAALMWTINDFPAYGMMSGWTTHGRLACPYCQDETKSFWLQHGRKHSWFDCHRMFLPKEHPYRRNVQAFRKGQTITDDPPPWLTGEEILYERINSIEGLKKTVDCGGNGHEKPGSTIDGYGKEHNWVKKSIFWELPYWENLLLRHNLDFMHVEKNFFDNIINTVLNVPGKTKDNAKSRMDLPDLCRRSELHIKDDGTMPVPIFRLSKEEKKEFLRWLKNDVKFPDGYASKFSRCIDETNSKISGLKSHDCHVIMQRLLPFAFKELLPKSVHIAISEIALFFRDISAKILKDEDVVTLKENIAVKLCNLEKIFPPSFFDVMEHLAVHLADEAGLGGPVQYRWMYPFERYMYHLKKKVKNKAHIAGSIIAQCSNEEISTASANFFGNPHVVPEVPLPGEVRFTYQYPDVPNLFYHEGRVSGKSEAKWLTDDDYTVLQTFLMLNCDTFEPYERMFEEFMIERNPYMSNNDLQIAKDQHFANWVKNYVVEASNTYEFPMWILDFVQGPQRKYKSWPIYHSRGYCFHTHRHGQEKKTQHYGVQVRGTTNTDYYGLIEEIMMVEYFGSVGLKAMVFKCKWFDTTEGRGIRKHKSGIVDVSPRWQYEKYDPFILSGNCDQVCFISYPRVRHTSANDWWACTKVMPRGVRETSEDALVALQDDTHNQVVAQSTMLRIETYIVEDDSDYDSTPVVPPNDEYVSEDELEESCTDSDSESDSSS; the protein is encoded by the exons ATGGATCAACACATCGATCCAGCCAATAATAATGTTTCAAGAGAGTTTAGTGAAGGTGTTGAAGTTTTCCTCGCATTTGCTTCGAATCAAAATTCTTTCAAAGAGCGGAACACCATGTTATGTCCTTGCGTAAGATGTCAAAACCGAAAGCAACGTGATGTACGAACCATATCTCGCCATCTTTACCGAGTCGgcttcaaaaataattattatctaTGGTCAAGCCATGGAGAGAGCTACTATGACGTTGGAGAATCATCAACGGGAGGTCAAGTTCTGGAAGATGAAGCAAGGTATACGGAAGACGGGCCATATGAAGAAAACATTCCAGGAGGAGACTTTGGATCAACCGATATACCAGTGCAGAATTTGACGGAAGAACCGAACGAAGAGCAATATGAAGAAAGAGTATTTGAAGCTTTTGAAGCCGCCAATCAACCACTATATGATGGATGTGTCGAAGGTATTTCTCAACTATACTTGGCATCTCGTTTAATGAAAGTAAAAACTGATCATAATTTGGCGGAGTCATGTATGGATGAGATATCACAAACTTTTAGAGATGTTTTGCCACAACCAAATATAGCTCCTGGATCATATTATGATATGAAAAAGCTGACGAAGTCGCTTGGTCTCCCTGTTGTCAAGATCGATATttgtgaagataattgcatgTTATTTTGGAAAGAAGATCATGCGTTGTTGAAGTGTCGGTTTTGTGAGAAAGATAGATATCACCAGAACCATGTGAAGGGGAAAAGACGTCCAAAACAAAGAATGTATTATATGCCTATTACAGAGAGGTTGAAGCGTCTATACCAACAGGAGACGACTGCATCACACATGCGATGGCACGCAGAACATGTGTCGCCAGAAGGAGAAATGCATCACCCTTCTGATGCAGCAGCGTGGAAGCATTTTAACAAGGTATATCCTGATTTCGCTGCAGAAAGTCGAAATATTTATCTAGGATTAGCAACAGATGGATTTAATCCAGTGGGTATGAGCGGTGAAGCCCACTCGGTCTGGCCCGTCATCATAACCCCATATAACCTACCTCCTGGTATGTGTATGAAAAGGGAATATTTCTTTCTATCTGTACTAGTTCCTGGGCCAAGGCATCCAAAGAAGAGCATTGATATTTATCTGCAGCCGTTAATTGAAGAACTAAAAAGTTTGTGGAGCGATGGAGTTCAAGCATATGATATCTCGAAGAAGCAAAATTTCACGATGCGAGCAGCACTAATGTGGACAATTAATGACTTTCCCGCTTACGGCATGATGTCGGGATGGACGACTCATGGTCGtttagcttgtccatattgtcaagacgAGACAAAGTCTTTTTGGTTGCAACATGGAAGGAAGCATAGCTGGTTTGACTGTCATAGAATGTTCTTACCAAAGGAGCATCCTTACAGAAGAAATGTTCAAGCTTTTCGAAAGGGGCAGACAATAACTGATGATCCTCCACCATGGCTGACGGGAGAAGAAATTCTCTACGAAAGAATCAACAGCATCGAAGGACTCAAAAAAACTGTTGATTGTGGAGGAAATGGACACGAGAAACCTGGGAGTACTATAGACGGCTACGGCAAAGAACACAATTGGGTGAAGAAAAGCATCTTTTGGGAATTGCCGTATTGGGAAAACCTTCTTCTTCGACACAACCTGGACTTCATGCACGTTGAGAAAAATTTCTTTGATAATATTATCAACACGGTGCTTAATGTTCCcgggaagacaaaagataatgCAAAGTCGAGGATGGATCTACCTGATTTGTGCAGAAGGTCTGAGTTACATATCAAGGATGATGGAACGATGCCTGTCCCGATATTCCGGTTgtcaaaggaagaaaaaaaagaattcctACGATGGTTGAAGAATGATGTAAAATTTCCAGATGGGTACGCTTCAAAGTTTAGTAGATGTATAGACGAGACGAATAGCAAGATTTCAGGTCTGAAAAGTCATGATTGCCATGTCATTATGCAACGACTTCTCCCATTTGCGTTTAAGGAATTACTTCCCAAAAGTGTTCACATTGCAATTTCAG AGATTGCACTTTTTTTTCGTGATATCTCTGCGAAGATACTTAAGGACGAAGACGTTGTcactttaaaagaaaacatcGCAGTGAAGCTTTGCAATTTGGAGAAGATTTTTCCACCATCGTTCTTTGATGTTATGGAACATCTGGCCGTGCATTTAGCAGACGAAGCTGGTTTAGGTGGTCCAGTGCAATATAGATGGATGTATCCTTTCGAGCGATACATGTACCATCTgaaaaagaaagttaaaaataagGCACACATTGCAGGTTCCATCATTGCACAATGTTCGAACGAGGAGATATCTACTGCATCTGCAAACTTCTTTGGTAATCCACATGTGGTACCTGAGGTTCCGCTTCCCGGAGAAGTTCGGTTTACATATCAATATCCAGATGTGCCTAACTTGTTTTACCACGAAGGCCGGGTTAGTGGAAAATCTGAAGCGAAATGGCTAACCGATGATGACTACACAGTCCTCCAGACTTTTCTGATGTTGAATTGTGACACATTTGAACCCTACGAAAG GATGTTTGAGGAGTTTATGATTGAGAGAAACCCGTATATGTCTAATAATGATCTACAAATTGCGAAAGACCAACATTTTGCCAACTGGGTGAAAAACTAT GTTGTGGAAGCTAGTAACACGTATGAGTTTCCGATGTGGATATTGGATTTTGTACAAGGTCCGCAACGTAAGTATAAATCTTGGCCGATTTACCATTCACGTGGATACTGCTTCCACACACATAGACATGGCCAAGAAAAGAAAACCCAACATTATGGCGTCCAAGTTCGTGGAACCACAAACACTGACTATTATGGTTTGATCGAGGAGATAATGATGGTTGAGTATTTTGGTTCCGTTGGACTGAAGGCCATGGTTTTTAAATGTAAGTGGTTTGATACAACTGAAGGTCGGGGGATTCGAAAACATAAATCCGGAATCGTTGATGTGTCTCCGCGTTGGCAGTATGAGAAATATGATCCATTTATATTATCTGGTAATTGTGATCAAGTTTGTTTTATCTCTTATCCACGGGTACGACATACATCAGCAAACGATTGGTGGGCATGTACAAAAGTTATGCCTAGAGGGGTTCGAGAAACGTCTGAGGATGCTCTTGTTGCGTTACAAGATGATACACACAACCAAGTTGTTGCACAGAGCACGATGTTGCGCATTGAAACATATATTGTCgaagatgattcagattatgATTCCACGCCAGTTGTTCCTCCTAATGACGAATATGTTTCCGAAGATGAATTAGAAGAGTCTTGTACTGATTCAGATTCGGAATCTGATTCAAGTTCTTAG
- the LOC130501079 gene encoding uncharacterized protein LOC130501079, with product MACSTGTSNDPRRRPRPSGLQLPDMRQGRPRMTSSGPAAMDPSSAPPVFPGVVPPGAVPHAPTGSSSAVPAAPAPYVRRTEDALLRAPSRRNQQHLHPLRLNGALWFGVDPEVHAFIRETWQANFWGPWAIWTNVPPDKRDQWWHSFIQHYYWDDQFHDEIFLKWKKQTQVTVCGRISQKRRDNKHPAYINDTDWAVVCQKYSTPAAKKKSQSAATSRKSAPRGKTMYKHGAGPRCFVNIEHRITIEDGEPPSYTALARKIHTGKDGSFLDERTEELVLEVEQAVEEMLQEESPLGEGQTDSTAATNSKRFLLNQEYIKRGQTKKGTVYGLGSVQYKNSCPSVPIPVSLQRNLDVDMRMTGFETNISEVKEDINTFKTELNTFKTEVKDGMSASQATLNIILQTLQSQASTPASTAQPFQPQAQSQPQSQPQAPVQSQHQPQAQVQSTAHPRLLTTSNHSELDRWCQKELGI from the exons ATGGCTTGTTCCACCGGAACCTCAAACGACCCCCGTCGTCGCCCCCGTCCATCCGGATTACAGCTCCCAG ATATGCGACAGGGGAGACCTAGAATGACTTCCTCGGGGCCTGCTGCCATGGACCCATCTTCTGCTCCGCCTGTCTTTCCTGGAGTTGTACCTCCTGGAGCTGTGCCTCACGCACCTACCGGCTCTTCAAGTGCAGTGCCTGCGGCTCCTGCCCCTTATGTCAGGAGAACAGAAGATGCTCTGCTACGTGCGCCATCCCGACGTAACCAGCAACACCTCCATCCTCTAAGGCTCAATGGAGCATTGTG GTTCGGTGTGGATCCTGAAGTCCATGCTTTTATCCGAGAAACATGGCAGGCAAACTTCTGGGGACCTTGGGCAATCTGGACAAACGTTCCACCGGACAAGAGAGATCAGTGGTGGCATTCCTTTATT CAACATTACTACTGGGATGACCAGTTCCATGATGAAATCTTCTTAAAATGGAAGAAACAAACTCAGGTTACCGTCTGTGGCCGCATCAGCCAGAAAAGGCGAGATAACAAGCATCCTGCTTACATCAATGACACTGACTGGGCAGTAGTCTGTCAGAAGTATAGCACTCCGGCAGCAAAAAAGAAGAGTCAGTCAGCTGCAACATCTCGCAAATCTGCTCCTAGAGGGAAGACGATGTACAAGCACGGTGCAGGCCCACGCTGTTTCGTAAACATCGAGCATAGAATT ACGATTGAAGACGGTGAACCACCTTCATATACAGCCCTAGCGAGGAAGATACACACGGGCAAAGATGGTTCCTTCCTAGACGAACGTACGGAGGAACTGGTGCTGGAGGTTGAGCAAGCCGTTGAAGAGATGTTACAAGAAGAATCTCCACTTGGCGAAGGTCAAACTGACTCCACTGCTGCTACAAATTCAAAGCGCTTTCTTCTCAACCAAGAATACATCAAG AGAGGACAGACAAAGAAGGGTACAGTCTACGGCCTTGGCAGTGTTCAGTACAAGAACTCATGTCCTTCTGTGCCAATTCCTGTCTCACTTCAGCGCAATCTGGACGTCGACATGCGCATGACTGGCTTCGAGACCAACATTTCTGAAGTCAAGGAAGATATCAATACTTTCAAGACTGAATTAAACACTTTCAAGACTGAAGTCAAGGATGGGATGTCAGCAAGCCAAGCAACTCTCAACATTATTCTGCAAACTCTCCAATCTCAAGCTTCCACTCCTGCCTCAACTGCCCAACCATTTCAGCCTCAAGCTCAGTCACAACCTCAAAGTCAGCCCCAAGCTCCAGTTCAATCTCAACATCAGCCACAAGCTCAAGTTCAGTCTACGGCTCATCCACGACTTCTAACGACCAGTAACCATTCTGAGTTAGATAGGTGGTGCCAAAAAGAACTTGGTATTTAA